The nucleotide window GCAACCCAGGAAACGGGGTATGCGGAAGGCTGGGTAGGCGTCGCCTACATGGATAGGCCTCGCCATGTTGCCGCGGCTGGGGCGGCGGAGAGCGGGGAGATAGGCCTCGTAGACAGCACTATCGTCCGCGACGAGGACGGACGTCGCCCGTACTGGTCGTACGATGAGCGGCGTGACGAGATGGTTGTCGGCGCCGAGTACCACAACCCAATGCAGGTGTGGGTTACCCTCGCTCGGTCTCTCGCGTCGGAAAATACGTTCGAGAGAGTTCTCACCGCGGATCGACTCGGTGAGAACCTAGAGGGGCTCGAGGCGAGCGACCGAGAGTTGCTTCAGGACGCCCGCTGTGTCGGCTGGCTGTCCGGTGATGCCACCGGCGAAGATCTTGTCGATGAACTTCGGATGGCTCGGGAAGATCTCCTCGATCTGACGTCCGACCTGAAGACCGAGAACTACGAGGATCGCAACGAACACCGTGGTGAGATCCTCCGGCTGGCGCTGGGGCTGGCCGGGACGATCGTGCACCTCCTCGACCTCCTGGACGTCGAGGTCGTCCGAGAAGTTCAGGTACCCGAGTACAGTCGCCACTTCACCCGGGAGGATCGACGCGCTGACCTTGCCCGGACGATCGCCACCGGCGCCGCGATCCAAAGCCGGTACGGTCACTTCTCCGCGTTCCGCCAATTGTTCGAACCCCGGGAGAAGAAGCGGTCTGAGGCATGGAACCCCCGGGTTCGACCGGGTGACTCGGTGGGTTCGCTGATTGGTTCGTTTGTTTTGGTGGGTAATGGGCTGGCCAACCTCGAGGACGAGCTGGCAGCACACCTGGAGGGGCCGCGAGAGCTCCATGAGGACGCCCCCGAGTTCGGTGTTCGAATCCCGATCGGGACGGCGACTCGACAGGCGACAGCGCGGGCTGTCCAACAGCTCCTCTCTTGGAAGGGGATGCGGCCATCCCGAGAGGCGGTCGATGTCCTCCACGGGTTCGCCAGTGACCCTTATGCCGTCTGCGAGGGGCTGAACCGGGCACTGGAGCACGAATCGAAGAGCCGGGGAATCCATCTGGACGAGGTTCGCCGAGCGCTATCGGTTCTCGACGAGGATCGTCTTCTGCCGGAAGCAGCACCGGCGGCCCGGAAGGGAGTGGCGGCGCTCCTCGAGGCCGACCGCCCGATCTCCCAAGCCGAGCTGGCTAGACGAGCGGGGATCAGCACGCAGTCGTGGCGCAACCACCGGGAGGCGCTGGTTGAGGCCGGGATCATCCAGAAGTCGAGTGGGGGCTGGCGGGTTTGCCTGCCGTTCTCGAGCGAACGAGGCCGCGACATCGAGGCATTCCTCCCCTGGTTCCTCGTCGAAAACCCACAAATCAATGGGATGAAACGCTCGACTCGTCACCCGACGGACGTCTTGATGGAGCTGGTGTTCCAGTTCGGGGCGGAGGCGACCGGTGCCATCGAGGAATTTGCATACAGCGGGAAGTGGCCCCCCGAACCGGAGGACGTTGATGGGACGATCGAGGCGCTCGAGGTGGGGCCAATCTGGGAACTGATCTGCGCCGGTTGCGGTGACGGATCGGACATCCCGCCAACGGAGGTAACGATGGGTGCCGAGCAGTACATTCAGACGGCGCTCCCAACAGCATGACACGACCCCCAAAACCTGACCACAGGCAGATAGAGTCCATGAGAACGTCAAAAGAAGCAGTTACAAAATCCGAGTGTGAGAGGATGAGAGAGCTATCGAACCAGGGGCTTTCGCTTGGTGAGATCGGTCGGAAGATGGGTTGGTCGCAGAAGACGATCAAGAGACATGTGAGGTCGGAGTGTTCTCACGATGGTTCTCAGCTCTGCCCTCTCTGTGAGGAAGAGGCGAAGATACTGGCTCATCACATGCTCGATGAGCACCTGAGG belongs to Natrinema sp. CBA1119 and includes:
- a CDS encoding winged helix-turn-helix domain-containing protein, with translation MTLNVRRDPLLDTDVQIADRDVDFSVAQLHQALFSSGLEASLLEAIEAIPGEKRGEKRAILHENGIDALDGLYCDIVVTAASATEWAQEDPNDGQRIDRAESARQELVEVTRQLGTGSSLGLRTSKEDISGGPIALLQVSEVTPTVELTLTAEFASRRPEQRREVLNFLEHLATACDVTIVATGLAQRCIDEKHADQVAGHLTSTCNPHRGQDTPAAAQEALGSLTRGGTGTQMLKGLSVTPSGALSYDDLRRELRLEAADGSLVPQTAKRLEEQHELAERIERPDGSVALSLLPAGEAVVQELETDEEIRRKASTSWTSSESDDRPPKILPPCRVNPPARDGGEETGATADADSTAADAVDRPAGEAAVATQETGYAEGWVGVAYMDRPRHVAAAGAAESGEIGLVDSTIVRDEDGRRPYWSYDERRDEMVVGAEYHNPMQVWVTLARSLASENTFERVLTADRLGENLEGLEASDRELLQDARCVGWLSGDATGEDLVDELRMAREDLLDLTSDLKTENYEDRNEHRGEILRLALGLAGTIVHLLDLLDVEVVREVQVPEYSRHFTREDRRADLARTIATGAAIQSRYGHFSAFRQLFEPREKKRSEAWNPRVRPGDSVGSLIGSFVLVGNGLANLEDELAAHLEGPRELHEDAPEFGVRIPIGTATRQATARAVQQLLSWKGMRPSREAVDVLHGFASDPYAVCEGLNRALEHESKSRGIHLDEVRRALSVLDEDRLLPEAAPAARKGVAALLEADRPISQAELARRAGISTQSWRNHREALVEAGIIQKSSGGWRVCLPFSSERGRDIEAFLPWFLVENPQINGMKRSTRHPTDVLMELVFQFGAEATGAIEEFAYSGKWPPEPEDVDGTIEALEVGPIWELICAGCGDGSDIPPTEVTMGAEQYIQTALPTA